A region from the Brassica napus cultivar Da-Ae chromosome C8, Da-Ae, whole genome shotgun sequence genome encodes:
- the LOC125591497 gene encoding uncharacterized protein LOC125591497 isoform X2 yields MDKDKGNSNSGNYPWWKYSQNSRSMMDTMNFDKDKGLGREEQGISEPLEVSLRPKYLGLGYGSTSSPKPNVVTLKQKDKNNDAEPDKKEADDDVEEQVRRFKDEVAALPPPPAARTNTTKVTARKKRKAATPVNLIVKAKRKKVPVTLVPYSDDDESDD; encoded by the exons ATGGATAAAGATAAAGGGAATTCAAATTCAG gCAACTATCCGTGGTGGAAGTATTCTCAAAACTCTAGAAGCATGATGGATACGATGAACTTTGACAAGGATAAGGGTCTGGGCAGAGAAGAACAGGGCATTAGCGAGCCCTTGGAAGTTTCCTTGCGTCCAAAGTATCTAGGTTTGGGTTATGGTTCGACGTCTTCACCTAAACCGAACGTTGTT ACTCTGAAACAGAAAGATAAAAACAACGACGCTGAACCCGACAAGAAGGAAGCTGATGATGACGTGGAAGAACAAGTTCGAAGATTCAAGGACGAGGTTGCAGCACTGCCACCACCACCAGCAGCTCGAACCAACACGACTAAAGTGACTGCccggaagaagagaaaagcTGCTACTCCCGTCAACTTGATCGTTAAAGCTAAGAGAAAGAAGGTTCCAGTAACGTTAGTGCCATACAGCGACGATGATGAGAGTGATGATTAG
- the LOC125591497 gene encoding uncharacterized protein LOC125591497 isoform X1 — protein sequence MDKDKGNSNSGRLIRFCLKNFSKIFFLFYLGNYPWWKYSQNSRSMMDTMNFDKDKGLGREEQGISEPLEVSLRPKYLGLGYGSTSSPKPNVVTLKQKDKNNDAEPDKKEADDDVEEQVRRFKDEVAALPPPPAARTNTTKVTARKKRKAATPVNLIVKAKRKKVPVTLVPYSDDDESDD from the exons ATGGATAAAGATAAAGGGAATTCAAATTCAGGTAGATTGATTCGCTTTTGTCTCAAGaatttctctaaaatattttttcttttttatttaggCAACTATCCGTGGTGGAAGTATTCTCAAAACTCTAGAAGCATGATGGATACGATGAACTTTGACAAGGATAAGGGTCTGGGCAGAGAAGAACAGGGCATTAGCGAGCCCTTGGAAGTTTCCTTGCGTCCAAAGTATCTAGGTTTGGGTTATGGTTCGACGTCTTCACCTAAACCGAACGTTGTT ACTCTGAAACAGAAAGATAAAAACAACGACGCTGAACCCGACAAGAAGGAAGCTGATGATGACGTGGAAGAACAAGTTCGAAGATTCAAGGACGAGGTTGCAGCACTGCCACCACCACCAGCAGCTCGAACCAACACGACTAAAGTGACTGCccggaagaagagaaaagcTGCTACTCCCGTCAACTTGATCGTTAAAGCTAAGAGAAAGAAGGTTCCAGTAACGTTAGTGCCATACAGCGACGATGATGAGAGTGATGATTAG
- the LOC106375029 gene encoding F-box/kelch-repeat protein SKIP6-like produces the protein MKGRCGCSQLALKTRKNETKVCGLWSLPDDVFVDCLAQVSRLDLVALAMVSRRHRFYAVSSRFWAVRYRMGNVDPYLYVFMHMYPDPSPCWFVLHPMQRRLKRVNLNLYPVTGSCFVKTDLGIYTIGGLINGKPTSEVTFLNCIEHTVYRITPMKMARSGASASLIEDGENKKIYVFGGCWDVADSSNWVEVYDIETGTWELLSVSTPKMPLKIKESMVMDEKHVYAVDEDGEIFVFSTSESTFCAEGERETNPDDRNDWRLFDQTFFCRGIGGRILWRLPREFGWKEVKGLEELQQQHIIKLCAFSVQRMAIFWEAQGPDQILELWYAEITLKMTRRKEGEEEEEVWEVWGNIEWSGAVLSDSSYTGLNLLFADSLYV, from the coding sequence ATGAAAGGAAGATGTGGATGTAGTCAATTGGCATTGAAGACGAGGAAGAATGAGACGAAGGTGTGTGGGCTGTGGTCGCTGCCAGATGATGTGTTTGTGGACTGCCTGGCCCAGGTGTCGAGATTGGACCTCGTGGCCTTAGCTATGGTCTCTAGGAGACACCGGTTTTACGCAGTGTCGAGTAGATTCTGGGCCGTGAGGTATCGGATGGGTAACGTGGACCCATACTTGTACGTATTTATGCACATGTATCCCGATCCAAGCCCATGTTGGTTCGTCCTCCACCCCATGCAACGTCGGCTGAAACGAGTCAATTTGAACTTGTATCCGGTAACAGGATCATGTTTTGTGAAGACGGATTTGGGGATCTATACTATCGGTGGACTCATCAACGGCAAACCAACATCGGAAGTCACGTTTCTGAATTGTATCGAGCACACAGTGTACCGCATCACGCCTATGAAGATGGCTCGAAGCGGAGCATCGGCAAGTTTGATAGAGGACGGGGAGAATAAGAAGATATACGTGTTTGGAGGGTGCTGGGATGTGGCTGATTCCTCGAACTGGGTTGAGGTATATGATATCGAAACCGGAACGTGGGAGTTGTTGTCTGTGTCTACCCCCAAGATGCCCCTCAAAATCAAAGAAAGTATGGTGATGGACGAGAAGCATGTCTACGCGGTGGATGAGGATGGTGAAATCTTTGTTTTCTCGACAAGCGAAAGTACGTTTTGCGCAGAGGGAGAAAGAGAGACTAACCCGGATGATAGAAACGACTGGCGTTTGTTTGATCAGACGTTTTTCTGCCGTGGTATCGGCGGGAGAATACTGTGGCGTTTGCCGCGTGAGTTTGGTTGGAAGGAAGTCAAGGGTTTGGAAGAGCTGCAGCAGCAACACATTATCAAACTATGCGCCTTCTCTGTCCAGAGGATGGCCATCTTCTGGGAAGCCCAAGGTCCTGATCAGATTTTGGAGCTTTGGTATGCCGAGATTACCCTCAAAATGACAAGACGCAAGGAAggcgaggaggaggaggaggtatgGGAGGTTTGGGGGAACATTGAGTGGTCCGGTGCTGTCCTCTCAGACTCATCATATACTGGCCTTAACTTGTTATTTGCGGATTCTCTCTATGTCTGA